The following proteins are encoded in a genomic region of Hyla sarda isolate aHylSar1 chromosome 3, aHylSar1.hap1, whole genome shotgun sequence:
- the POU3F2 gene encoding POU domain, class 3, transcription factor 2, translating into MATTASNHYNLLSSSSSIVHAEPGGMQQAAGYRDAQTLVQSDYTLQSNGHPLSHAHQWITALSHGDGAPWSTSPLGQQDIKPTVQPRREELHSAGTLQHQGSGPHLVHQAHGNHHSAGAWRTTTSAHLPSMASTNGQGLIYSQPSFTVNGMINPGSGQGMHHHGLRDAHEDHHGDHGHQQQSQQQQQHSQHQGHHDHSDEDTPTSDDLEQFAKQFKQRRIKLGFTQADVGLALGTLYGNVFSQTTICRFEALQLSFKNMCKLKPLLNKWLEEADSSSGSPTSIDKIAAQGRKRKKRTSIEVSVKGALESHFLKCPKPSAQEITSLADSLQLEKEVVRVWFCNRRQKEKRMTPPGGTLPGAEDVYGASRDTPPHHGVQTPVQ; encoded by the coding sequence ATGGCGACCACAGCGTCTAACCACTACAACCTGCTGAGCTCCAGCTCGTCCATCGTGCATGCGGAGCCGGGTGGCATGCAGCAGGCTGCGGGATACAGGGATGCACAGACTCTGGTGCAGAGCGATTACACATTGCAGAGCAACGGGCACCCCCTGAGCCACGCTCACCAGTGGATTACTGCTCTGTCTCACGGGGATGGGGCGCCCTGGTCCACTAGTCCCCTGGGCCAGCAGGACATCAAGCCCACAGTGCAGCCCCGCAGGGAGGAGCTGCACAGCGCAGGGACTTTACAGCACCAGGGCAGTGGTCCTCACCTAGTGCACCAGGCACACGGGAACCACCACAGTGCAGGGGCATGGAGGACCACCACTTCAGCCCACCTGCCCAGCATGGCTTCCACCAACGGTCAGGGGCTCATCTACTCCCAGCCATCtttcacggtcaatggcatgatCAACCCGGGCTCCGGCCAAGGCATGCACCACCACGGCCTGAGGGATGCCCATGAGGACCACCACGGCGACCATGGCCACCAGCAGCAgtcccagcagcagcagcagcactctCAGCACCAGGGCCACCACGACCACTCAGACGAGGATACCCCAACTTCAGacgacctggagcagtttgccaaGCAGTTCAAGCAGAGGAGAATCAAACTAGGATTTACCCAAGCTGACGTGGGACTGGCCCTGGGCACCCTGTATGGCAATGTCTTCTCCCAGACCACCATCTGCAGGTTCGAGGCCCTGCAGCTGAGCTTTAAGAACATGTGCAAGCTCAAGCCTTTGTTGAACAAGTGGCTGGAAGAGGCGGACTCGTCCTCTGGGAGTCCCACCAGTATAGACAAGATAGCAGCTCAGGGCAGGAAAAGGAAAAAGAGGACCTCCATTGAGGTCAGTGTAAAGGGGGCTTTGGAAAGTCACTTCCTCAAGTGTCCCAAGCCCTCTGCCCAGGAGATCACATCCCTTGCGGACAGTCTACAGCTAGAGAAGGAGGTGGTCAGAGTTTGGTTTTGTAACAGGAGACAGAAAGAGAAAAGGATGACTCCACCAGGAGGGACTCTTCCAGGGGCAGAGGATGTATATGGGGCCAGCAGAGACACACCACCTCACCATGGGGTGCAGACTCCTGTCCAATGA